The region GCCGCTGCACGATGCGGACCACGCTGGCCTGCGGGTTGCCGTCAAAGCGGCTGCCGCGCCGGCCACTGTTGCTGCCGCGGGCACCGTGGCCTTCTGGGCGCACCAGCACGGTGTCGCCGTTCCAGGCTTCCAGGGTGTCTTCCGGCGGCACGTAGTAGTCGTCGCGGCCAGTGTCAGGCACCACGAAGCCGAACCCGGCGGCCGAGGCCTGGAAGCGGCCCCGGACCAGATTCATCGCTTCGGGCAGGCCGTAGGTCTTCTTGCGGGTGCGCACCACGATGCCGGCGCGGGTCAGCTGTTCCAGCACGCCTTCGATGTCGCGCCAGCCTCCGACCAGCCGGGCTTTCTGGCGGGTAAAGGATTTCTCCAGGTCGCGCACGTGAATGGGCCGCCCGATAGAGCGCAGCTGGCTGACCAGCAGCTCCTGCACTGGATCGTCCAGCTGCGGGCCTTCGGCGGTGACTGGCGCGGCCGTTTCGGGCAGCGGCGGCAACTCGGGCAGCACTCCGGCCAGCACGTCGCTCTGACCACCGGCGTCCTGACCGCTTTGTTCCTGCGGCGCCGTACCAGTTTCACCCTGAGGTGCAACCAGTTCCACTCCGCTGAGTTTTTCCACCAGTTCGGGCTCGGGCGTTTCGGCATGGTCAGCGTGGCGCTGGCCCTGGCTGCGGCCTTTGGGCCGTTGCAGCACCAGCGGTTCTTCCTCCTGCGCCCCTTCGTCCTGAGCCGGGGCCTCCTGGGCTGCAACTTCCTGGACTGGGGCGGGAGCAGACACTTCAGGTTCGGAAGCTGGGGCGCTGGTGGGGTCAGTTGCGCCGGCTTCAAGGGCTTTGGGGGCCGGTTCTGCCTCGGGTGCCGCCTCAGTGGGAGTCGCCGCACGGCTGCTGCGGCCCCGGCGGGACTTGCGAGGAGCGGCGGGGGCCGGCTGGGCGGCTTCGGCTGGGGCCGCGGCGCTGCCCGCGTCTACCTCGGCGGCAACCCGGGCCGAATCGGTCAGCGGCTGCTGAGCTTCGGCGTCGGCGGCGACCGTCAGGGTCGGGGCAGCTGTGTCTGGTGCGTCCTGGGTTGCCTTTTTGGTCCGGCCGCTCCGGCTCTTGCGTTGGGGTTTGGGCTGGGTGGCTGGAGCTGGCTGCGCCGCTTCAGCTTCAGCCGGCTTTTCTTCAGCGGCAGTGTGGGCGGCGTTGGCTGTCTCCTCCGCAGCCTGAGCAGATTTGGCCGTGCTGCGGCGGGTCTGGCGCCTGGCAGGCTTCTTGGCGGTTTCGGTAGGCGCAGGCTCCGTATTTGCCGGCTGGGCCTGAGCTTCAGCGGCGTCGGCTGCTGCCGTCTGCTCCGGCGCGGGCTCGCTGAGGGGTTCGGCGGCTTTGCGCCGGCTGGTCCGGCCCGTTTTGCGCCCGGCCGGCTTTTCCGCCTGGTCCGCGTTTGCAGTGGCTTCCGCTTCCGGGGCTGCGGCTTTGCGGCCGCGGCTGGTGCGGCGGGGCTGCTTGGCCGGCTCGGCTGCGGTGTTCGGAGTTTCCGGCTGCGCCTCAGCGGTCTGTGTTTCGGCAACCTGGGCCGCGGCGCCGGTGGCTTCTGCTGCCGGGTCCGTCACGGTAGGCACGGCGGCGTCAGCGTCACTCCCGGCTTTCCGGGAAGTTCGCTTCGTTTTTGGCGCGCTCTTGCTTTTGCCGGCACTTTTCTTGGCGGCCGGCTGTTCTGCCTGAGCGTCGGCAGCCGGGTCGCTGGCAGCTTTCTTGGCCGCCGGTTTACGGCCGGCTTTTTTGGCGGCGGGCTTGGCTGCCGGTTGATCCGCGGCGCCCTGTTCGGTCACGGCCGCCTCGCGGGAAGATTCTGGTGTCTGTTCGGTGCCGGCCTCTGGGGAGATCTGATCTTCCGAGGGGGCCGACTTTGGGTTGGTTTTTGGCATGAAGCACCTGTCAGGACAGAGGGCAGACTTGAAAGTGATGTCTTTCCGGTTTCGGAGGGGCCGGCAGCGGTGGGCTGGAAATCTTTACACGGTCATGCCCGCTGGGCTGGGCCTGGGCCGGGGATGCGGCCCTGCGCCGCTTCGTTCTTCACGCGGGGAAGCGGCCAAGCAGGGCCTCCGGTCCGCACTCCGGAAACGGGTGAGGAAAGTTCTGCGGCCTGCAGAAGGTTGCTTGTCTCAGGTGGCCCGGAAGGCCCCGCCGTGAAGCGGGAACCTTCTTGTCCTGTCACCTGGCAGCAAAGTGATTCTATCACGCGCCGCTGCCCACTTCTGTGCTGAGCGCGCTGGGCCAGATGCGTGCGGTCAGCGGGGCGTGGTCGCTCAGGCGGGCGGCGCGGTCCACCCATACGTCCGCCGCCTCCACGCCGGAGGTCAGCAGGTAATCGATGCGCCAGCCGGTGTCGTTAACATAGGCCTGGCCGCGGTTGCTCCACCAGGTATATTCGGCGCGTTCTCCCAGCCACAGGCGGTGGCTGTCGCTCAGACCGCTGGCCAGATGCCCGCTCATCCACTCGCGCTCCTGCGGCAAAAACCCGCTGTTGCCCCGGTTGCTGCGCCAGTTCTTTAGGTCGATCTCCTGATGGGCAATGTTGTAGTCGCCGCCGATGACCAAAGGACCCAGGGGCAACTGCCGCTCGGTCCAGGATTGATAATCCAGCAGCAGCCGCTCTTTGAACTGCTGGCGCACCTCGCCGGAGGAGCCGCTGGGCAGGTAGACGCTGGCGAACCGCACCCCACCCACCCGCGCCGAAA is a window of Deinococcus sp. Marseille-Q6407 DNA encoding:
- a CDS encoding exodeoxyribonuclease III — translated: MSVSAESALLLPSATPLQALTVTTLNLNGVRSARRKGLDDWLRRHAPDVLLLQEIRAPAMPEFLEALGYHSAWYPAQKAGYSGVALASRLPLEDVSLGMQHEAMDAEGRLISARVGGVRFASVYLPSGSSGEVRQQFKERLLLDYQSWTERQLPLGPLVIGGDYNIAHQEIDLKNWRSNRGNSGFLPQEREWMSGHLASGLSDSHRLWLGERAEYTWWSNRGQAYVNDTGWRIDYLLTSGVEAADVWVDRAARLSDHAPLTARIWPSALSTEVGSGA